A region of Clostridium acetobutylicum ATCC 824 DNA encodes the following proteins:
- a CDS encoding DNA topoisomerase 3, which produces MRKILVISEKPSVGRDIANVLGCKTRGEGCLIGAKYIVTWAVGHLVTLWEPEEYNAIYKKWRFDTLPIIPEVMKIKPIDGTKKQFNIIKKLMNDNSVESLICATDAGREGELIFRYTYEAAECKKPFSRLWISSMTDEAIKEGFSTIKPGTEYDNLYHSAKCRSEADWLVGMNASRAYTLKYNVLLSVGRVQTPTLAIIVKRQKEIDNFEPKDYWEVVSKYEGFNGTWFDKETKESKIMDKKKADDLGAKILGQTGKVISIENKKKKQVPPLLYDLTELQRDCNKKFGFSAQKTLDIVQSLYEKRKMVTYPRTDSRYLSHDMVNKIKKTIGRLNINPYDKYVGEILKLSKLPMGKRIIDDSKVTDHHAIIPTDVKPNLSTLTKDELKVYDAIVRRFLCVFYPNYEYTITKIVTEVVEENFLTQGKTILKLGWMEFYKHDKKEKDDENSEPDELPKLKKNESVQVKDSEIKAKKTKAPSSYTEASLLSAMENAGRFVEDEQLKEQLKDGGLGTPATRASIIERLIQVGYIQRKGKSLHPTDKGMKLIEIVPYELRSPETTGKWEKGLSSISKGKMASERFMQSIKRYVQYIIQESVKVNRSVVFQNNDSKFPQKNKQLPEAIGECPFCKRGKVYENSKAFYCSEWKGGCKFTTWKDSLKNYGIQVDKDLEKKLLKERVLYNVFGIEPKSGEKTVYTLKMNNYGAVIAKTQ; this is translated from the coding sequence ATGAGAAAAATATTGGTTATTTCTGAGAAACCATCAGTTGGTAGAGATATAGCTAATGTGCTTGGATGTAAAACTAGGGGTGAAGGATGTCTTATTGGTGCTAAATATATTGTTACGTGGGCAGTAGGACACTTGGTAACTTTATGGGAGCCAGAAGAATACAATGCAATTTATAAAAAATGGAGATTTGATACATTACCTATAATACCGGAAGTTATGAAAATAAAGCCTATTGATGGCACAAAGAAGCAGTTTAATATAATAAAAAAGCTCATGAATGATAACAGTGTGGAGTCCCTCATATGTGCAACAGATGCTGGAAGAGAGGGAGAACTTATTTTTAGATATACATACGAAGCAGCAGAATGTAAAAAGCCATTTTCTAGACTTTGGATATCAAGTATGACTGATGAAGCGATAAAGGAAGGATTTTCGACAATAAAACCAGGGACAGAATACGATAACCTTTATCACTCTGCAAAGTGCAGATCAGAAGCAGATTGGCTTGTTGGAATGAATGCTAGTAGGGCGTATACCCTAAAGTATAATGTGCTTTTAAGTGTTGGTAGAGTTCAAACTCCAACGCTTGCAATAATTGTTAAGAGGCAAAAAGAAATAGATAATTTTGAGCCAAAGGATTATTGGGAAGTGGTTTCTAAGTACGAGGGTTTTAATGGAACTTGGTTTGATAAAGAGACCAAGGAATCTAAGATAATGGATAAAAAGAAAGCAGATGATTTGGGGGCAAAAATCTTAGGACAAACAGGTAAGGTTATTAGTATTGAAAATAAGAAAAAGAAGCAAGTTCCACCTCTCTTATATGATTTAACAGAACTTCAAAGAGACTGTAATAAGAAGTTTGGGTTTTCAGCACAAAAAACTTTAGACATAGTTCAAAGCTTGTACGAGAAAAGAAAGATGGTAACATATCCCAGAACCGACAGCAGATATTTAAGTCACGATATGGTGAACAAAATAAAAAAAACTATTGGACGATTAAATATTAATCCATACGACAAATATGTCGGAGAAATACTTAAGTTATCTAAATTGCCAATGGGCAAAAGAATTATAGATGATTCCAAAGTAACAGACCATCATGCCATAATACCTACAGATGTAAAACCAAATTTGAGTACGTTAACTAAGGATGAGCTTAAAGTCTATGATGCTATAGTTAGAAGATTTTTATGTGTTTTTTATCCTAACTATGAGTACACTATAACCAAAATAGTTACAGAAGTTGTAGAAGAGAATTTTTTGACTCAGGGAAAAACTATTTTAAAGCTTGGATGGATGGAATTTTATAAGCATGATAAAAAAGAAAAAGATGATGAAAATAGTGAGCCAGATGAGCTTCCTAAGTTAAAAAAGAATGAAAGTGTCCAGGTTAAAGATAGCGAAATTAAAGCTAAAAAGACCAAGGCACCAAGCTCTTATACTGAAGCCTCGTTACTTTCTGCTATGGAAAATGCAGGTCGATTTGTGGAGGATGAACAGCTTAAAGAACAGCTTAAAGATGGAGGACTTGGTACACCAGCTACTAGAGCCTCAATAATAGAAAGATTAATACAGGTTGGATACATACAGCGTAAAGGAAAAAGCCTACACCCTACTGATAAAGGAATGAAGCTAATAGAGATAGTACCATATGAATTGAGATCACCTGAAACTACTGGTAAGTGGGAAAAAGGTTTGTCTTCAATTTCCAAAGGTAAAATGGCTTCAGAAAGGTTTATGCAAAGTATAAAAAGATATGTTCAATATATAATACAAGAATCTGTGAAGGTAAATCGAAGTGTAGTTTTTCAGAACAATGATAGTAAGTTTCCTCAAAAGAACAAACAACTTCCTGAGGCTATAGGAGAGTGTCCATTTTGTAAAAGAGGAAAGGTATACGAGAATTCAAAAGCTTTCTACTGTAGTGAATGGAAAGGTGGATGTAAGTTTACAACCTGGAAGGATTCGCTTAAAAATTATGGAATACAGGTTGACAAAGATTTAGAAAAGAAATTACTTAAGGAAAGAGTATTGTATAATGTTTTTGGAATAGAACCTAAAAGTGGAGAGAAAACGGTGTATACATTAAAAATGAACAATTATGGTGCTGTTATAGCAAAGACACAATAA
- a CDS encoding acetyl-CoA carboxylase carboxyltransferase subunit alpha, with the protein MENSQELTPWQRLTIARMLERPTSLEYIDLIFDSFMEFHGDRAFGDDAAIVGGVAEFNGMPVTVIGQQKGRNTNENIKRNFGMPSPEGYRKALRLMKQAEKFNRPLICFVDTSGAYCGVEAEQRGQGEAIAKNLISMANLKIPVISVVIGEGGSGGALAMAVADEVWMLENSVYSLLSPEGFASILWKDSSRAKEAAEVMKITADDLKGYGIIDKVIKEPDGGAQNDITMVANALRENLKKAIEGLSSTGINELLDNRYNKFRQIGKFIENEDN; encoded by the coding sequence ATGGAAAATTCACAGGAATTAACTCCGTGGCAAAGACTTACAATAGCGAGAATGTTAGAACGTCCAACCTCTCTTGAGTATATAGATTTAATATTTGATTCATTTATGGAGTTTCATGGCGACAGAGCTTTTGGAGATGATGCTGCAATTGTTGGTGGAGTTGCAGAATTTAATGGAATGCCAGTTACTGTAATAGGTCAGCAAAAGGGAAGAAACACAAACGAAAATATAAAGAGGAATTTCGGAATGCCTAGTCCTGAAGGATATAGAAAAGCTTTAAGGCTTATGAAACAAGCAGAAAAGTTTAATAGGCCTTTAATATGTTTTGTGGATACATCAGGAGCTTATTGCGGTGTGGAAGCGGAACAGAGAGGGCAGGGAGAAGCTATTGCTAAGAATTTAATAAGCATGGCGAACTTGAAGATTCCAGTAATTTCTGTTGTTATAGGCGAAGGTGGAAGTGGAGGCGCACTTGCTATGGCAGTTGCTGATGAAGTTTGGATGCTTGAAAACTCAGTGTATTCGCTTTTATCGCCAGAAGGTTTTGCGAGTATATTATGGAAGGATTCAAGCAGAGCTAAAGAGGCTGCAGAGGTTATGAAGATAACGGCAGATGACCTTAAAGGTTATGGTATAATAGATAAGGTTATAAAGGAACCAGATGGCGGAGCACAAAATGATATAACTATGGTTGCAAATGCCCTAAGAGAGAATCTTAAAAAAGCAATCGAAGGACTTTCAAGCACTGGTATTAATGAATTACTAGACAATAGATATAATAAGTTTAGGCAAATAGGAAAGTTCATAGAGAATGAAGATAACTAA
- the accD gene encoding acetyl-CoA carboxylase, carboxyltransferase subunit beta yields the protein MGLFKKRKYITVSSKNLDENNDVENQPTIPDGMWIKCSKCGKILYKSDVDDNFKVCPKCNAHLRMNARERIEFIIDEGTFIEFDKNMMAANPLEFPNYEAKIKSMQEKTGLKDGVVTGLGNINGYKTVIAVMDSNFMMGSMGSVVGEKITRAIEEATERKLPVIIFTTSGGARMQEGMFSLMQMAKTSAALAKHNEAGLLYVSVLTDPTTGGVTASFAMLGDIILAEPKTLIGFAGRRVIEQTINQKLPSDFQTSEFLFKHGFIDMIVERKELKVTLGNILRMHS from the coding sequence GTGGGATTATTTAAGAAGAGAAAGTATATTACTGTAAGTAGTAAAAACTTGGATGAAAATAATGATGTTGAAAATCAACCTACCATACCTGATGGAATGTGGATAAAGTGTTCAAAGTGCGGTAAAATTCTTTATAAAAGTGATGTTGATGATAACTTTAAAGTATGTCCTAAGTGTAATGCACATCTTAGAATGAATGCAAGAGAGAGAATAGAATTTATAATTGACGAAGGAACTTTTATAGAATTTGATAAAAATATGATGGCAGCTAATCCATTAGAGTTTCCAAACTATGAAGCTAAGATAAAAAGCATGCAAGAAAAGACTGGATTAAAAGATGGAGTGGTTACAGGACTCGGAAACATAAATGGATACAAGACTGTTATAGCAGTAATGGATAGTAATTTTATGATGGGAAGTATGGGTTCAGTGGTTGGTGAAAAAATCACAAGAGCAATAGAAGAGGCGACTGAAAGAAAACTTCCAGTAATAATCTTTACAACTTCTGGTGGAGCGAGAATGCAGGAGGGAATGTTTTCTTTGATGCAGATGGCAAAGACTAGCGCAGCGCTTGCAAAACATAATGAAGCGGGACTTTTATATGTTTCGGTTTTAACTGACCCAACAACAGGTGGAGTCACAGCAAGCTTTGCTATGTTAGGAGATATAATACTAGCTGAGCCTAAAACTCTTATTGGGTTTGCGGGAAGAAGAGTTATAGAGCAGACCATAAATCAAAAACTTCCTTCTGATTTTCAAACTTCAGAGTTCTTATTTAAGCATGGATTTATCGATATGATAGTGGAAAGAAAAGAATTAAAAGTTACTTTAGGAAATATCCTAAGAATGCACAGTTAG
- a CDS encoding acetyl-CoA carboxylase biotin carboxylase subunit, with amino-acid sequence MISKILIANRGEIAVRIIRACREMGIETVAIYSEADKESMHVYLADEAVCVGPAKTQDSYLNIGNIISATVLTKAQAIHPGFGFLSENGKFAKMCSECNIAFIGPDAETIENMGNKAKAREIMIKAGVPVVPGCEGTIDSEDQALKEATRIGYPVMLKASAGGGGRGIRIVREEKDLISSFRNAKSEAKAAFGDDSMYMEKFIEEPRHVEFQILGDSFGNVVYLGERDCSIQRRNQKVLEEAPSPVMTEELRREMGEAAVRAAKAVNYKNAGTIEFLLDKHGNYYFMEMNTRIQVEHGITEMVTGVDLVKEQIKIASGNKLSFNQSDIKIKGHAIECRINAENPEKNFMPSPGEIKYFHVPGGPGVRLDSAAYTGYNIPPNYDSMIGKLIAYGKDRAEAINIMERALGEFIIDGIDTNVDFQYEVINNEKFIKGKYNTSFIEKELKH; translated from the coding sequence ATGATAAGTAAAATTTTAATTGCTAATAGGGGAGAGATAGCAGTTAGAATAATAAGAGCCTGTAGAGAAATGGGAATAGAGACAGTGGCTATTTATTCTGAGGCAGATAAAGAATCAATGCATGTATATCTTGCAGATGAAGCAGTATGTGTTGGACCAGCGAAAACTCAAGATAGCTATCTTAACATAGGAAATATAATAAGTGCTACAGTTCTTACAAAAGCACAAGCGATACATCCAGGCTTTGGTTTTCTATCTGAGAATGGTAAGTTCGCAAAAATGTGCAGTGAATGTAATATAGCATTTATAGGACCAGATGCTGAAACCATTGAAAACATGGGAAATAAAGCAAAAGCAAGAGAAATAATGATAAAGGCAGGAGTACCGGTAGTTCCAGGATGTGAAGGAACTATTGATAGTGAAGATCAGGCTTTAAAAGAGGCAACTAGAATAGGATATCCTGTTATGCTTAAAGCTTCAGCAGGTGGAGGCGGAAGAGGTATAAGAATTGTAAGAGAAGAAAAAGACCTCATAAGTTCCTTTAGAAATGCTAAAAGCGAAGCTAAAGCAGCCTTTGGTGATGATTCAATGTATATGGAAAAGTTTATAGAAGAACCTAGACATGTTGAGTTTCAAATATTAGGAGATTCTTTTGGAAATGTAGTTTATCTTGGAGAAAGAGACTGCTCAATTCAAAGAAGAAACCAAAAAGTTTTAGAGGAAGCACCATCACCAGTTATGACAGAAGAACTTAGGCGTGAGATGGGAGAAGCGGCTGTAAGAGCAGCTAAAGCCGTAAATTATAAAAATGCTGGAACCATAGAATTTCTATTAGATAAGCATGGAAATTATTACTTCATGGAAATGAATACAAGAATTCAGGTTGAACATGGTATAACTGAAATGGTTACAGGCGTTGACCTAGTTAAAGAGCAGATAAAAATAGCATCAGGAAATAAATTATCTTTCAATCAAAGTGATATAAAAATTAAGGGTCATGCAATAGAGTGTAGAATAAATGCTGAAAATCCTGAAAAGAACTTTATGCCATCACCTGGAGAAATTAAGTACTTCCATGTTCCTGGTGGACCTGGAGTAAGATTAGATAGCGCAGCATATACTGGATACAATATACCTCCAAATTATGATTCCATGATTGGAAAGCTTATAGCATATGGCAAGGATAGAGCTGAAGCTATAAATATAATGGAGAGAGCTCTTGGAGAGTTCATAATTGATGGTATTGATACAAATGTAGACTTCCAGTATGAAGTAATAAACAATGAGAAGTTTATTAAGGGAAAATATAATACAAGTTTTATAGAAAAAGAATTAAAACATTGA
- the fabZ gene encoding 3-hydroxyacyl-ACP dehydratase FabZ: protein MSLSIEQIMEIIPHRYPMLLVDRVEEIEPGKRAVGYKNVTFNEQIFQGHYPGKPIMPGVLMIEALAQLGGVAILSLDKYKGKKPILGAVKNAKFRRMVVPGDVLKLEIEIVKVKGPAGIGKGIATVNGEKAVEAEITFMIV, encoded by the coding sequence TTGAGTTTAAGTATAGAACAAATTATGGAAATTATTCCTCATAGATATCCAATGTTATTGGTAGACAGAGTTGAAGAAATAGAACCAGGGAAAAGAGCAGTGGGATATAAAAATGTTACTTTTAATGAACAGATATTTCAAGGTCATTACCCAGGTAAACCAATAATGCCAGGAGTTCTTATGATTGAAGCATTAGCTCAACTTGGTGGTGTTGCAATTTTAAGTTTAGATAAGTATAAGGGAAAGAAGCCTATACTTGGAGCAGTAAAGAATGCTAAGTTTAGAAGAATGGTAGTTCCAGGTGATGTACTAAAGTTAGAAATTGAAATAGTTAAAGTTAAAGGACCAGCTGGAATAGGAAAAGGAATAGCAACGGTTAATGGAGAAAAGGCAGTAGAAGCTGAAATTACATTTATGATAGTATAG
- the accB gene encoding acetyl-CoA carboxylase biotin carboxyl carrier protein encodes MDYKEIEELIKTIDNSGLTYLEIESNGTKITMRKGTSNEESTSVVQNAQIQENKIERVVTTQTHDDDKKVIDKPSVDDENIRVVTSPIVGTFYESSGPDSEAFAKVGTQVKKGQTLCIIEAMKLMNEIESEFDGEVVEVLVKNEEMVEYGQELFKIALK; translated from the coding sequence ATGGACTATAAAGAAATAGAAGAACTTATAAAAACCATTGATAATTCCGGACTTACATATCTTGAAATAGAGTCAAATGGAACTAAAATAACAATGAGAAAAGGCACAAGTAATGAAGAAAGCACAAGTGTAGTTCAAAATGCTCAGATTCAAGAAAATAAAATAGAGAGAGTAGTTACTACACAAACCCATGATGATGATAAAAAAGTAATAGATAAGCCTAGCGTAGACGATGAAAACATAAGAGTTGTAACTTCACCTATAGTAGGTACTTTCTATGAATCTTCAGGACCTGACTCAGAAGCTTTTGCAAAGGTTGGAACACAAGTAAAAAAAGGTCAAACTCTTTGTATAATTGAAGCCATGAAGCTTATGAATGAAATAGAATCTGAATTTGATGGTGAAGTTGTAGAAGTACTTGTTAAAAATGAAGAAATGGTAGAGTACGGTCAAGAATTATTTAAAATAGCTTTGAAGTAA
- the fabF gene encoding beta-ketoacyl-ACP synthase II codes for MNRRVVITGIGAVTPVGNNADSFWCSIKEGKCGIDKIKAFDATDFKVKLAAEVKDFTPEDFIDKREANRMDRFSQFAIVAADEAIKDSKLDLESIDKNRFGVIVGSGIGGIGTIEKQDEKLITKGPGRVSPMTIPMIIANMASGNLAIRYGAKGICTTIVTACASANNSIGESFRNIKFGYSDVMISGGSEAGITPLSLAGFASMKAVTKSEDPKRASIPFDKDRSGFVMGEGSGIVILEELEHALKRGAKIYAEIVGYGATCDAYHITSPAPNGEGGARAMKLAMEEDNVRPEDISYINAHGTSTAYNDSFETQAIKTVLGEYAYKVPVSSTKSMTGHLLGAGGAVEAIICAKAIEEGFIPPTIGYKEADPECDLDYVPNEGRNAEVNYVLSNSLGFGGHNATLLFKKYK; via the coding sequence ATGAATAGGAGAGTTGTTATAACAGGAATTGGAGCAGTAACACCTGTTGGAAATAACGCTGACAGCTTTTGGTGCTCAATCAAAGAAGGAAAATGTGGTATAGATAAAATAAAAGCTTTTGATGCAACAGATTTTAAGGTGAAGTTAGCAGCAGAAGTTAAGGATTTTACCCCAGAAGATTTTATTGACAAAAGAGAAGCTAATAGAATGGATAGATTCTCACAATTTGCAATAGTAGCAGCAGATGAAGCAATAAAGGATTCAAAGCTTGATCTTGAAAGTATAGATAAAAATAGATTTGGAGTTATAGTAGGTTCAGGTATAGGCGGTATTGGTACTATAGAGAAACAGGATGAAAAGCTTATTACAAAAGGACCAGGCAGAGTATCACCAATGACTATACCAATGATTATTGCAAATATGGCATCTGGAAATTTAGCTATAAGATATGGAGCAAAGGGGATATGCACAACTATAGTAACAGCATGTGCTTCGGCTAATAATTCCATAGGAGAGTCTTTTAGAAACATAAAATTTGGATATTCAGATGTAATGATAAGTGGTGGTAGCGAAGCAGGAATAACTCCGCTTTCACTTGCAGGTTTTGCATCTATGAAGGCTGTTACAAAAAGTGAAGACCCTAAAAGAGCATCTATTCCATTTGATAAGGATAGAAGTGGTTTTGTAATGGGCGAAGGTTCAGGAATTGTTATCCTTGAAGAATTAGAACATGCACTTAAAAGAGGAGCTAAAATATATGCTGAAATAGTAGGTTATGGAGCAACTTGTGATGCATATCATATAACTTCACCAGCACCAAATGGCGAGGGCGGAGCTAGAGCAATGAAACTTGCAATGGAAGAGGACAATGTAAGACCAGAAGATATTTCGTATATAAATGCTCATGGAACAAGTACAGCTTATAATGATAGTTTTGAAACTCAAGCTATAAAAACTGTTTTAGGAGAATATGCATATAAGGTTCCTGTAAGTTCAACAAAATCAATGACAGGTCATTTACTTGGTGCAGGGGGAGCAGTAGAAGCAATCATATGTGCTAAGGCTATAGAAGAAGGATTTATTCCACCAACTATTGGATACAAAGAAGCAGATCCTGAATGTGACCTTGATTATGTACCGAACGAAGGAAGAAACGCAGAAGTTAATTATGTGTTATCCAATTCACTTGGTTTTGGCGGACATAATGCTACACTTTTGTTTAAAAAATATAAATAA
- the fabG gene encoding 3-oxoacyl-[acyl-carrier-protein] reductase, with the protein MEKLLSGKVAVVTGAGRGLGRAIALKLAAEGANLVVNYRSSEAETQKLIKEIEELGSKAVAVKADISKYDEAETIIKKALDEYGTVDILVNNAGITKDNLLLRMKEEDFDSVINVNLKGAFNCIKHTSRVMLKKKSGKIINISSVIGLIGNAGQVNYAAAKAGIIGMTKSVAKELASRGITVNAVAPGIIKSDMTDALTDKQRESIVAAVPLNKVGEAEDVANLVLFLASDLSSYITGQVINVDGGMVM; encoded by the coding sequence ATGGAAAAGTTATTATCCGGTAAGGTTGCTGTAGTTACAGGTGCAGGAAGAGGACTTGGAAGAGCAATAGCATTGAAATTAGCAGCTGAAGGAGCTAACCTTGTTGTAAATTATAGAAGTAGTGAAGCTGAAACTCAAAAGCTTATAAAGGAAATTGAAGAGTTAGGTTCAAAGGCTGTAGCAGTAAAAGCAGATATAAGTAAATACGATGAAGCAGAAACTATTATAAAAAAGGCTTTGGATGAATATGGAACTGTTGATATATTAGTTAACAATGCAGGAATAACAAAGGATAACCTTTTGTTAAGAATGAAGGAAGAAGATTTTGATAGTGTAATTAATGTAAACCTAAAAGGAGCATTTAACTGTATAAAGCATACAAGTCGTGTGATGCTTAAGAAAAAAAGTGGTAAAATAATAAATATATCATCTGTTATAGGATTAATAGGAAATGCAGGTCAAGTAAATTATGCTGCTGCAAAGGCAGGAATTATAGGTATGACAAAATCAGTAGCTAAAGAACTTGCAAGTAGAGGAATTACAGTTAATGCTGTAGCCCCTGGAATCATAAAAAGCGATATGACAGATGCACTTACAGATAAGCAAAGAGAAAGTATAGTGGCAGCAGTACCACTTAATAAAGTAGGAGAGGCAGAAGATGTTGCTAATCTTGTTCTATTTTTAGCTTCAGATCTTTCTTCTTATATAACAGGTCAAGTTATAAATGTAGATGGCGGAATGGTAATGTAA
- the fabD gene encoding ACP S-malonyltransferase, translating into MGKIAFVFSGQGSQYVGMGKDLYDNYQSAKETFDKADEVLGFKISELCFEGKDEELNLTENTQPAVLITSIAALRALEEEKGIKPDVVAGLSLGEYSAHVCSGSFSFEDAVRLVKKRGRYMQEAVPKGIGTMAAIIGLEGDVVRGICAEQSKEGIVEVANYNCPGQIVIAGEVKAVESACTKLKESGARRTVMLSVSGPFHTSMLKSAAEKLEEELKNINIEDMKVPVITNVTGDYVEDKDQIKGLLKKQVMSSVRWEDTIRRMMDDGVDTFIELGPGKTLSSFIKKINRKMTIFNIEKAEDLNKIQL; encoded by the coding sequence GTGGGAAAGATTGCATTTGTTTTTTCAGGACAGGGTTCGCAGTATGTTGGAATGGGAAAGGATCTATACGATAATTACCAAAGCGCAAAGGAAACTTTTGATAAAGCTGATGAAGTGCTTGGCTTTAAAATCAGTGAATTATGCTTCGAAGGAAAAGATGAAGAATTAAATTTAACTGAGAACACTCAGCCAGCAGTTTTAATTACTAGTATAGCTGCTTTAAGAGCACTTGAAGAAGAAAAAGGAATAAAACCTGATGTTGTTGCAGGTCTAAGCTTAGGAGAGTATTCTGCACATGTTTGCAGTGGGAGTTTTTCATTTGAGGATGCAGTAAGATTAGTGAAAAAAAGAGGAAGATATATGCAAGAAGCAGTACCAAAAGGAATAGGTACTATGGCTGCTATAATCGGACTTGAAGGTGATGTAGTTAGAGGTATATGCGCTGAGCAATCAAAAGAAGGAATAGTAGAGGTAGCAAATTATAATTGTCCAGGACAAATTGTTATAGCAGGAGAAGTTAAAGCTGTTGAAAGCGCCTGTACTAAGTTAAAGGAAAGCGGAGCAAGAAGAACAGTAATGCTTTCAGTAAGTGGACCATTTCACACATCTATGCTAAAGAGTGCTGCTGAAAAATTAGAAGAAGAATTAAAGAATATAAATATAGAAGATATGAAGGTACCAGTTATTACAAATGTAACAGGAGACTATGTAGAAGATAAGGATCAGATAAAAGGTTTATTGAAAAAGCAAGTCATGAGCTCTGTTAGATGGGAAGATACAATAAGAAGAATGATGGATGATGGAGTAGATACATTTATAGAGCTTGGACCAGGTAAGACCTTAAGTTCATTTATAAAGAAAATAAATAGAAAAATGACTATATTTAATATTGAAAAAGCTGAAGATTTAAATAAAATTCAGTTATAG
- the fabK gene encoding enoyl-[acyl-carrier-protein] reductase FabK — MLKTQFCDIIGIKYPIIQGGMAWVADSSLAAGVSNAGGLGIIAAANAPVEYVRDEIRKAKKLTDKPFGVNIMLLSDNAEEVAKMVCEEGVKVVTTGAGNPGKYIDMWKEHDIKVIPVVASVALARRMERCGVDAVVAEGCESGGHVGELTTMALVPQVVDAINIPVIAAGGIGDGRGVAAAFALGASGVQVGTRFLIAKECTVHQNYKNKVLKAKDIDTEVTGRSTGHPVRVLRNKLARKYKLMEKEGASPEEMEELGRGALPRAVREGDVDNGSVMAGQIAGLINKEETCDEIVESMFKEAVEVIDRIK; from the coding sequence ATGTTAAAAACTCAGTTTTGTGATATAATTGGAATAAAATATCCAATAATTCAAGGTGGAATGGCATGGGTTGCAGATAGTTCACTTGCAGCGGGAGTTTCAAATGCAGGAGGACTCGGAATAATAGCAGCAGCAAATGCACCAGTTGAGTATGTAAGAGATGAAATAAGGAAGGCAAAAAAACTTACGGATAAGCCATTCGGAGTTAATATAATGCTCTTAAGTGATAATGCAGAAGAAGTTGCAAAAATGGTCTGTGAGGAAGGCGTAAAGGTAGTTACCACAGGAGCAGGAAATCCAGGTAAGTATATAGATATGTGGAAGGAACACGACATCAAGGTTATTCCTGTTGTAGCATCTGTAGCGCTTGCAAGGAGAATGGAAAGATGTGGAGTAGATGCTGTAGTAGCTGAAGGTTGTGAATCAGGAGGTCATGTAGGAGAATTAACTACAATGGCATTAGTGCCACAAGTAGTAGATGCTATAAACATTCCTGTAATTGCAGCTGGAGGAATAGGTGACGGAAGAGGTGTTGCAGCTGCATTTGCACTTGGAGCATCAGGAGTTCAGGTTGGAACAAGATTTTTAATAGCAAAAGAGTGTACTGTACACCAAAATTACAAGAATAAAGTTTTGAAAGCTAAGGACATCGATACAGAAGTAACAGGAAGAAGTACAGGACACCCAGTAAGAGTTCTTAGAAACAAGCTTGCTAGAAAATATAAGCTAATGGAAAAAGAAGGAGCATCGCCAGAGGAAATGGAAGAGTTAGGAAGAGGAGCGCTTCCAAGAGCAGTAAGAGAAGGGGATGTGGATAATGGTTCTGTAATGGCAGGGCAAATTGCAGGACTAATTAATAAAGAAGAAACTTGTGATGAAATAGTTGAAAGCATGTTTAAAGAAGCAGTAGAAGTTATAGATAGAATTAAATAG
- the acpP gene encoding acyl carrier protein, translating to MVLDKVREVIANQISVDKETIDMATSFGKDLNVDSLDLFQIIIELEEKFDIQIEDTENIKTVGDAVKFIEAQLKKK from the coding sequence ATGGTACTTGATAAAGTAAGAGAAGTTATAGCAAATCAAATAAGTGTTGATAAAGAGACCATAGATATGGCAACATCTTTTGGAAAAGATTTAAATGTTGACTCATTAGATTTATTTCAAATAATAATTGAATTAGAAGAAAAATTTGATATTCAAATAGAAGATACTGAAAATATAAAAACTGTAGGAGATGCAGTTAAGTTTATTGAAGCACAACTAAAAAAGAAGTAG